In one window of Panthera uncia isolate 11264 chromosome F2, Puncia_PCG_1.0, whole genome shotgun sequence DNA:
- the CA3 gene encoding carbonic anhydrase 3: MAKEWGYASHNGPDHWHELYPIAKGDNQSPIELHTKDIRHDPSLLPWSASYDPGSCKTILNNGKTCRVVFDDTYDRSMLRGGPLTGPYRLRQFHLHWGASDDHGSEHSVDGVKYAAELHLVHWNPKYNTFGEALKQPDGIAVVGIFLKIGREKGEFQLFLDALDKVKTKGKEAPFTNFDPSCLFPACRDYWTYHGSFTTPPCEECIVWLLLKEPMTVSSDQMAKLRSLFSSAENEPPVPLVGNWRPPQPIKGRVVRASFK, translated from the exons ATGGCGAAGGAGTGGGGCTACGCCAGCCACAACG GTCCTGACCACTGGCATGAACTTTATCCAATTGCCAAGGGAGACAACCAGTCGCCCATCGAACTGCATACTAAAGACATCAGGCACGACCCTTCTCTGCTGCCATGGTCAGCATCTTATGATCCTGGCTCTTGCAAGACCATCTTGAACAACGGCAAGACCTGCAGGGTTGTGTTTGATGATACTTACGATAGGTCAA TGCTGAGGGGTGGTCCTCTCACTGGACCCTACCGGCTTCGTCAATTTCATCTTCACTGGGGCGCCTCGGATGACCACGGCTCCGAGCACTCTGTGGATGGAGTCAAGTATGCTGCGGAG CTTCATTTGGTTCACTGGAATCCAAAGTATAACACTTTTGGAGAAGCTCTCAAGCAGCCTGATGGGATAGCTGTGGTTGGCATTTTTCTGAAG ATAGGACGTGAGAAAGGCGAATTCCAGCTGTTCCTTGACGCACTGGACAAAGTTAAGACAAAG ggCAAGGAGGCTCCCTTCACAAATTTCGACCCGTCCTGCCTGTTCCCTGCCTGCCGGGACTACTGGACCTACCACGGCTCCTTCACCACGCCGCCCTGTGAGGAGTGCATTGTGTGGCTCCTGCTGAAGGAGCCTATGACCGTGAGCTCTGACCAG ATGGCAAAGCTGAGGAGCCTCTTCTCCAGCGCTGAGAATGAGCCCCCAGTGCCCCTGGTGGGGAATTGGCGCCCTCCACAGCCTATCAAGGGCAGGGTGGTGAGAGCCTCCTTCAAATGA